The Acidimicrobiales bacterium genome has a window encoding:
- a CDS encoding sugar ABC transporter ATP-binding protein, whose product MSASAPSVRLEAIDKKYPGVHALRSVDLVLEPGEVHVLAGENGSGKSTLMKVLAGAERPGGGRVVLDGAPVTFRRVSDAWERGIALVSQELALAPHLSVAENIFLGHRQARRPWGIAWGETSRRAEAVLARLGVGIDPDRPAGELPIDQQQLVEIARAISSDARVLILDEPTSSLDPAEVGRLFEVVRGLVADGLIVVFISHRLREMLEIGDRFTVLRDGARVAGAPRAEVDEHWLVRNMVGRELSQLVHDRRIGPGDVVMSVDGLTDRAGRVRGISFEARAGEILGLAGIAGAGRTELLETVVGLRSRAAGSVTVDGVEVPPSPRGCRRGGVVLVPDDRRGKALVMSMSVGENLGLTDTRSPLRLNRRAAHASEFDTWKQRLAIKVPSAATPVSTLSGGNQQKVVVARAMREEPRVLLLDEPTRGVDIGAKADIYGLVADVADSGAGVVVASSEIPELLLLCDRILVFHHGVVAAELTGEDMNEEAIVAAATGMAELEGAANG is encoded by the coding sequence GTGAGCGCGTCAGCCCCCTCCGTGCGGCTCGAGGCGATCGACAAGAAGTACCCCGGTGTCCACGCGCTCCGCAGTGTGGACCTCGTGCTCGAGCCGGGCGAGGTGCACGTGCTCGCCGGCGAGAACGGCTCGGGGAAGTCCACGCTCATGAAGGTGCTCGCCGGTGCCGAGCGCCCCGGCGGCGGCCGGGTCGTCCTCGACGGCGCCCCCGTCACGTTCCGCAGGGTCTCCGACGCATGGGAGCGCGGTATCGCGCTGGTCAGCCAGGAGCTCGCGCTCGCACCCCACCTCTCGGTCGCCGAGAACATCTTCCTCGGTCACCGCCAGGCCCGCCGGCCGTGGGGGATCGCCTGGGGCGAGACATCCCGGCGGGCCGAGGCCGTGCTCGCCCGCCTCGGGGTCGGCATCGACCCGGACCGGCCGGCCGGCGAGCTCCCCATCGACCAGCAACAGCTCGTCGAGATCGCCCGTGCCATCTCCTCCGACGCGAGGGTCCTCATCCTCGACGAGCCCACCAGCTCGCTGGATCCCGCCGAGGTGGGCCGCCTGTTCGAGGTGGTGAGGGGCCTCGTCGCCGACGGCCTGATCGTCGTGTTCATCTCGCACCGGCTGCGGGAGATGCTCGAGATCGGTGACCGCTTCACCGTGCTGCGCGACGGCGCCCGTGTCGCGGGAGCGCCCCGTGCGGAGGTCGACGAGCACTGGCTCGTGCGCAACATGGTGGGCCGTGAGCTCTCCCAACTCGTCCACGACCGCCGGATCGGGCCCGGCGACGTCGTCATGAGCGTCGACGGCCTCACCGATCGGGCAGGGCGCGTCCGGGGCATCTCCTTCGAAGCCCGCGCCGGTGAGATCCTCGGCCTCGCCGGGATCGCCGGCGCCGGCCGTACCGAGCTCCTCGAGACGGTCGTCGGGCTGCGGTCACGGGCGGCCGGATCGGTGACCGTCGACGGCGTCGAGGTGCCGCCGTCGCCGCGGGGATGTCGCCGTGGTGGCGTCGTCCTGGTCCCCGACGACCGCCGAGGCAAGGCGCTCGTCATGTCCATGTCGGTGGGGGAGAACCTCGGGCTGACCGACACGAGGTCCCCGCTGCGGCTGAACCGGCGGGCCGCACACGCCAGCGAGTTCGACACGTGGAAGCAGCGGCTTGCGATCAAGGTGCCCTCAGCCGCCACCCCCGTGTCCACGCTCTCGGGCGGCAACCAGCAGAAGGTGGTGGTCGCGCGTGCCATGCGCGAGGAGCCCCGGGTCCTGCTGCTCGACGAACCCACCCGCGGTGTCGACATCGGCGCCAAGGCCGACATCTACGGGCTCGTGGCGGACGTCGCTGACTCCGGCGCGGGCGTGGTCGTCGCGTCTTCGGAGATCCCCGAGTTGTTGTTGCTGTGCGACCGCATCCTCGTCTTCCATCACGGCGTCGTCGCTGCCGAGTTGACCGGCGAAGACATGAACGAAGAGGCGATCGTGGCCGCTGCCACAGGGATGGCCGAGCTGGAGGGAGCGGCCAATGGCTGA
- a CDS encoding ABC transporter permease, with protein MADSATVSATGGRPSAGRSLGAVFSHPKAGLLSVWGLLILYSALTQDRFLTEANITNILRSNASLFLLAVGATYALISGGVDLSVGSILALSGVALSQFIGTMPVGVAILLTLGLATLMGAANGVLIGPLGLSPFVVTLGALAAYRGFALIWVDGRTTTVTDDFLVDLGDGKWGSVPVPAVIMVIGLIVCAYLLRFTYFGRDVYAVGGNEQAATLAGIRVGPVRVGVYAISGLFAGVAAVLLVGRLASASPTVAQGWELTAIAAILLGGTTLVGGVGGVGGTAIGVLFLATIDNSLTLAGVSSFWQNVVTGGVLIAALGFDRLRLQFAVRRAASEMTEEEEGETQ; from the coding sequence ATGGCTGACAGCGCAACCGTCTCCGCCACGGGTGGACGGCCCTCGGCCGGCAGGAGCCTGGGGGCCGTCTTCTCGCACCCCAAGGCCGGGCTGTTGTCGGTGTGGGGGCTGTTGATCCTCTACAGCGCCCTCACCCAGGACCGGTTCCTCACCGAGGCCAACATCACGAACATCCTGCGATCCAACGCCAGCCTGTTCCTGTTGGCCGTCGGCGCCACCTATGCGCTCATCTCTGGGGGCGTCGACCTCTCGGTCGGGTCCATCCTCGCTCTGTCCGGTGTCGCGCTCTCCCAGTTCATCGGAACCATGCCCGTCGGTGTCGCGATCCTGCTCACCCTCGGCCTGGCGACCCTCATGGGCGCCGCCAACGGGGTGCTGATCGGGCCGCTCGGGCTCTCACCGTTCGTGGTGACACTCGGCGCCCTCGCCGCGTACCGCGGCTTCGCTCTCATCTGGGTGGACGGCAGGACCACCACCGTCACCGACGACTTCCTCGTCGACCTCGGAGACGGAAAGTGGGGATCGGTTCCCGTGCCCGCGGTGATCATGGTGATCGGGCTCATCGTGTGTGCATACCTCCTGCGGTTCACCTACTTCGGCCGTGATGTCTACGCGGTTGGCGGCAACGAACAGGCCGCCACCCTCGCGGGCATCCGCGTCGGCCCGGTCCGCGTCGGCGTCTACGCGATCAGCGGCCTGTTCGCAGGCGTCGCCGCCGTTCTCCTCGTCGGCCGGCTCGCGTCGGCTTCGCCCACCGTCGCCCAGGGGTGGGAGCTGACCGCGATCGCTGCGATCCTCCTCGGAGGTACGACGCTCGTCGGCGGTGTCGGCGGCGTCGGCGGGACAGCCATCGGAGTGCTGTTCCTCGCCACCATCGACAACTCGCTCACGCTGGCCGGTGTCTCGTCGTTCTGGCAGAACGTCGTCACCGGCGGTGTCCTGATCGCCGCCCTCGGGTTCGACCGCCTGAGGCTCCAGTTCGCTGTCCGACGCGCCGCGTCGGAGATGACCGAAGAGGAAGAGGGAGAAACACAATGA
- a CDS encoding AMP-binding protein, which yields MADQWTVLLEPSSRHFQGESAIDAAALLVGTLPAKWSERWTTVPDRPVLWTREREWVTGGDLDDLSRRAAGALRRHGVSRGDRIALCGDSSLPMIACYLGALRSGVVVVPMNAGATGAEILRIAGDAGVSLVVHPGETLAGMGLSVPVVAGAGLLADPGDARTGGLDELEPGDAALICFTSGTTGRPKGAVITHGNLYSCSRALEQAWRWQPEDRLLLTLPLSHVHGLCFSLNTLLLVGASAVVAEKFDPGWVTDAVAKYDATMFFGVPTMYHRLVTDPDVARMAQLRLCVSGSAPLAPTLFEKFQNATGHPPLERYGLTEALVCVSNPYEGLRVPGSVGLPLPGVEVGLDPEGIVHVRSPSVFAGYYENPAATADAVDADGWLRTGDIGAVDDHGYLKLLGRNIDLIVTGGYNVYAREIENALLENELVSEAAVVGMPSEEWGEEVVAFVVPGRAAVDEEDLLGPLRRDLAGYKRPRRIRFIDELPRNHMGKVQKHHLIADQQGAV from the coding sequence ATGGCAGATCAGTGGACGGTGCTGCTCGAGCCGTCGTCCCGCCATTTTCAGGGCGAATCGGCGATCGATGCGGCCGCACTCCTCGTCGGGACGCTCCCCGCGAAGTGGTCTGAAAGATGGACCACTGTACCAGATCGACCGGTGCTGTGGACCCGCGAGAGGGAGTGGGTGACCGGCGGCGATCTCGACGACCTCTCCCGTCGGGCGGCGGGAGCGTTGCGTCGCCACGGAGTCTCCCGGGGCGACCGCATCGCACTGTGCGGCGACAGCTCGTTGCCGATGATCGCCTGCTACCTCGGGGCTCTGCGCAGCGGCGTCGTCGTCGTGCCCATGAACGCCGGTGCCACCGGCGCCGAGATCCTCAGAATCGCCGGGGACGCCGGCGTCTCGCTCGTCGTTCATCCCGGCGAGACGCTCGCTGGCATGGGCCTTTCCGTCCCGGTCGTCGCCGGCGCCGGTCTCCTTGCCGACCCCGGCGACGCCCGCACCGGTGGTCTCGACGAGTTGGAACCCGGTGACGCCGCACTGATCTGCTTCACCTCCGGCACGACCGGTCGGCCCAAGGGTGCGGTCATCACCCACGGCAACCTGTATTCCTGCTCGCGTGCGCTCGAGCAGGCGTGGCGGTGGCAGCCCGAAGACCGGCTGCTCTTGACGCTGCCGCTCTCCCACGTCCACGGGCTGTGCTTCTCGTTGAACACGCTGCTGCTGGTGGGGGCCTCCGCGGTTGTCGCAGAAAAGTTCGACCCCGGATGGGTCACCGACGCCGTGGCGAAGTACGACGCCACGATGTTCTTCGGGGTGCCCACGATGTACCACCGGTTGGTCACGGACCCCGACGTCGCACGCATGGCGCAGCTTCGGCTGTGCGTGTCGGGATCGGCGCCCCTCGCGCCGACCCTCTTCGAGAAGTTCCAGAACGCCACTGGCCACCCGCCACTCGAGCGGTACGGACTCACCGAGGCCCTGGTTTGCGTGTCCAACCCCTACGAAGGGCTCCGCGTGCCCGGAAGCGTCGGGCTCCCGCTGCCCGGTGTGGAGGTCGGCCTCGACCCCGAGGGCATCGTCCACGTCCGCAGTCCGTCGGTGTTCGCCGGCTACTACGAGAACCCGGCGGCCACCGCCGATGCCGTCGACGCCGACGGCTGGTTGCGTACCGGTGATATCGGCGCCGTCGACGACCACGGATATCTCAAGTTGCTCGGACGCAACATCGACCTCATCGTCACCGGCGGGTACAACGTCTACGCCCGCGAGATCGAGAACGCGCTCCTCGAGAACGAGCTCGTCAGCGAGGCCGCGGTGGTCGGCATGCCGTCGGAGGAATGGGGTGAGGAGGTCGTCGCCTTCGTGGTGCCCGGACGGGCGGCGGTCGACGAGGAAGACCTCCTCGGGCCGCTGCGGCGTGATCTCGCCGGCTACAAGCGTCCCCGCCGCATCCGCTTCATCGACGAGCTTCCCCGCAACCACATGGGCAAGGTCCAGAAGCACCATCTGATCGCCGACCAGCAGGGGGCCGTGTGA